The genome window GCCGAACGGGTGAGCCGCCCCTCTCGACATGCGCGACCCGGCCCGTCCGCCCAGGCTGGACAGCGATCCCGGCGAGGGCCGCCGGGAAACGCACCGAAAGGGTGGCCATGGGCACCGACGACATGCAGCGCAAGGCGGACGAGGCTCTCGGCAAGGCCAAGGAGAAGGCCGGTGAGCTCAAGGGGGACGAGCGGATGCGGGGCGAGGGCCAGGGCGACCAGGCCGAGGCGAAGGCGGGCCGGCTCGGCGACAAGGCGCAGGACGCGACCGACCAGGCCAAGGAGAAGGCCGAGGGCCTCGCGGACCGCGCCAAGGGGATGCTCGACCGCTGAGGGCCCCGCTGAGGCCCCGCCCGGAGCCCCGCCCCGGGACACCCGCGG of Phaeacidiphilus oryzae TH49 contains these proteins:
- a CDS encoding CsbD family protein; this translates as MGTDDMQRKADEALGKAKEKAGELKGDERMRGEGQGDQAEAKAGRLGDKAQDATDQAKEKAEGLADRAKGMLDR